From a region of the Gemmatimonadaceae bacterium genome:
- a CDS encoding glucoamylase family protein codes for MATRTPRSDPKKFFKLFRRVEAAERRLVGPIRGEVLGADRLAKHARNIARKHRLLPPKKQRGPGPLLLRLDDSRRVLDEVHDRLADSAERGVDISPAGEWLLDNSYIVQEHIREIRTNLPGGYYQELPKLASGTLAEYPRVYDVAIELIAHTEGHLSLENITLFVREYQKVATLKMGELWAIPTMLRLGLVENIRRMTLRVAARLDEVEVADKWAARLMAANEGSTEALTAELKTFIADHPPFTPTFVTRFLHQIRGYQANFTPLIWLEQWIAEEGPTAEEAVTRSNRRIAATQVTVANCITSLRTISRLDWKDFVESQSATEKILRKDATGDYPKMAFATRDHYRHIVENIAKRTKMTEESVATAALGLAAAVSKDEKPRLAHVGYYLVDEGRYDLERETGYSPSFGEKIYRWTQKSPNALYFGGITIGTVGALVVMFRAIDPHGMAGAIMLLLALIPASEIGISIMNQLLTMLMPPRTLPKLEFRENGILEPYKTAVVVPTLFGSVKVVKEALEHIEVQYLANRDPNLSFGILSDFTDSPTETRDTDAEILEVAVSGTRYLNLKYSPDGPDIFYLFHRPRLWNPKQGVWMGWERKRGKLGQFNRFLRGQAADAFSTIVGDTNGLKGTRYVLTLDSDTVLPRDAAQMLVGTIAHPLNRAEYDAEQGRIVRGYGILQPRVGVSLTSAHASHFAAIHSGHPGVDPYTTAVSDVYQDLFSEGSFTGKGIYEVDAFEEATHGRFPENALLSHDLIEGAYARAALATDIEVYDDYPARYLTYTRRKHRWIRGDWQLLQWLGNTVPGPEGPTPNRLSAISRWKIFDNLRRSLIELSQLTLLIAGWLFLPGSPAVWTALILGAIAFPWVFSLLLAALRPPRDQSWPAYYAAVARDAGVSIQQFVLAVTFLPHQAVVSADAIIRTLIRLRITKRNLLEWQTASQVERAMSRSRLEVWRRMWPVVLIALLVAAAIAVEEADFTTDAIGEHVVFLGATLPLIALWIASPPIALALSAPATAREFRLSDSERTATIRYAKLHWNFFEQFVTEETQWLAPDNFQEDPDPVIAGRTSPTNVGLQCLAIVSAFDLGFITLEGMIDRLERVFRSLERMRRYRGHFYNWYNLGDLRVLEPAYISTVDSGNLAGHLVALKQACNELIRRPDSTPEQIKRLQAIAERSRAYVLEMDFKFLFDDRRKLFSIGYQHSANSFDNSYYDLLASESRLASFIAIAKDDISVDHWFKLGRSLTSAGGTRTLISWSGSMFEYLMPALVLRTFPSTLLNQTNHGAVRRQISYGTERGVPWGISESAYNVRDRNHTYQYRGFGVPDLALKRGLSKELVVAPYATALALTVEPHQAVRNLSALEAEGALGPYGFRDAIDYTRPLPGHRKAVIGAYMAHHVGMSLVAFDNALKRNIWQERFHSDPLVRSAELILQERIPRRLVLQDLATQDDFAHVPSETEKPAVRELDTANTPQPRVAILGSVPYTSIISNSGAGLSQYGPLAVNRWRNDGTRDNRGQWCYVKDLSNGRLWSAGHQPVCAEANWYRVLFASDRVTFIRRDGDIETQMEIAVASDDAAEVRRVIIYNRSSTVREIQLTSYAEIVMQPLEVDRAHPAFGNLFVQTEWLPDSSAILAVRRPRAVTEKVKWCGHVAAVGLGSTTPVTCETDRARFIGRGRSTRDPVALDAGAELSGTVGAVLDPIFSLQAKMSIAPGRSAEVTFTTFVAEDRETAIQLADLYHDPYSARRALDLSWAQAQAELRELGISPADAALYQELAGHLMYTHPGFRGLSPQGEATQFGQDELWAMGISGDWPVLLATLEASAGLSSVRQLLRVHQYWRLKGITCDLVILSLHPPTYLQELADELLATVLASSESGFLDRPGGVYIRRADLLKPEDVELLYSIARIQVDCDGLGLGNFLEFPHVEDDYSARVASAAPEVLARELVAPVVTGIARPSRPLPAGGPAATRISATPSSSTRVPVTTGATAFAANSAPVSADARENTTVSGDGLRYFNGIGGYNDRSEYEIRIAGGTLPPAPWVNVIGNPAGGFCISESGCGATWATNSSFRLTPWHNDPVEDPAGECIYLRDDDSGDLWTPTPEPIRESAQYTVKHGAGYSVFEHEHNDIATSLRVGMPKEDPVKISVLTITNNGTTTSRLRITSYIEWLLGADREKTQQHIRTKMDEASSTMLARSSFDPQFSEYVAFNTVSEPVTTYTAARREFLGRNGTQSAPPALHRDGMTKDTGDTIDPCSALQMRLELAPGETHQLVVLLGACAGEDETRRLVAKYRVPEIAVAALDEAAQAWRNRLDLISVKTPEPTFDLILNDWALYQALSSRMWARLGLYQWSGAYGFRDQLQDVMAFAYSEPELAREHILRSASRQFEEGDVQHWWHPQSGRGIRTRFSDDLVWLPYVVNHYVSLSGETSILDEKIPYLKMRQLNSDEAELYDLPEISEMVEPLYDHCVRALRRACTIGEHGLPLIGSGDWNDGMNRVGIEGRGESVWLAWFLIATLRKFAKHAEARGDQAVSEELLRLAGNYNEAVERAAWDGAWYRRAYFDDGSPLGSAESDDCKIDSIAQSWSVISGAGEPAHKRMAMKSLNEHLVREDARLIMLLTPPFTDSKHDPGYIQGYLPGVRENGAQYTHAALWAVLATALQGDGNRAFELYQMINPLTHAATPEAVAQYKVEPYVVAADVYTAEGHLGRGGWTWYTGSGSWMYRVGLEAILGFTKRGNTLEMDPCIPASWPEFSVTYRCGSSSYSITVRNPHGVERGVATTTLDGTPLSGSVPLLDDGERHEVIVTLGLPIPPPTAA; via the coding sequence GTGGCAACCCGAACTCCCCGCAGCGATCCGAAAAAGTTCTTCAAGCTGTTCCGGCGCGTAGAGGCTGCCGAGCGGCGGCTCGTTGGGCCGATACGCGGAGAGGTACTGGGCGCCGATCGGCTTGCAAAGCACGCGCGGAACATTGCGCGCAAGCACCGGCTGCTGCCGCCGAAAAAACAGCGCGGCCCCGGCCCGTTACTCCTTCGGCTGGACGACTCTCGCCGCGTACTCGACGAAGTTCATGACAGGCTGGCCGATTCGGCCGAGCGTGGAGTCGACATCAGTCCGGCAGGCGAGTGGCTGCTCGACAATTCGTACATCGTTCAGGAGCACATCCGGGAAATCCGTACGAATCTTCCCGGTGGCTATTACCAGGAGCTTCCGAAGCTCGCCAGTGGCACTCTCGCTGAGTACCCGCGCGTCTACGATGTCGCCATCGAGCTCATCGCCCATACGGAAGGACACCTCTCTCTCGAGAATATCACGCTCTTTGTGAGAGAGTATCAGAAAGTCGCCACGCTCAAGATGGGAGAGCTGTGGGCGATACCGACCATGCTGCGCCTGGGCCTCGTCGAAAATATCAGGCGGATGACACTGCGGGTTGCCGCGCGGCTGGACGAGGTTGAAGTCGCGGACAAGTGGGCGGCAAGGCTCATGGCGGCGAATGAGGGGTCAACCGAGGCGCTGACCGCAGAGCTAAAGACGTTCATCGCCGATCACCCGCCGTTCACGCCGACGTTCGTGACCCGCTTCCTTCACCAGATACGCGGATACCAGGCGAACTTCACGCCGCTGATCTGGCTGGAGCAATGGATTGCGGAGGAAGGCCCGACAGCCGAAGAAGCGGTAACGCGCTCGAACCGCCGCATCGCTGCAACTCAGGTGACGGTCGCAAACTGCATCACCAGTCTGCGAACCATTTCCCGGCTCGACTGGAAGGATTTCGTCGAGTCGCAAAGCGCCACCGAGAAAATCCTGCGCAAGGACGCCACCGGCGACTATCCGAAAATGGCGTTCGCCACTCGTGACCACTACCGGCATATCGTCGAGAATATCGCCAAGCGAACAAAGATGACGGAGGAAAGCGTGGCGACTGCCGCGCTCGGGCTGGCGGCAGCGGTATCGAAGGACGAGAAGCCACGTCTCGCGCACGTCGGCTATTACCTCGTGGATGAGGGGCGATACGACCTCGAGCGGGAAACAGGGTATTCGCCTTCGTTCGGGGAAAAGATCTACCGATGGACGCAGAAGAGTCCGAACGCTCTCTACTTCGGTGGCATAACGATCGGAACGGTTGGCGCGCTGGTGGTGATGTTCCGCGCCATCGATCCGCATGGCATGGCCGGCGCAATCATGCTGCTCCTGGCATTGATTCCAGCCAGTGAGATTGGAATCAGCATCATGAACCAGCTGTTAACGATGCTGATGCCGCCGCGCACTCTCCCAAAGCTCGAGTTCCGGGAGAACGGAATTCTGGAGCCCTACAAAACCGCGGTGGTGGTTCCGACGCTGTTCGGGAGCGTGAAGGTGGTGAAGGAAGCGCTCGAACACATCGAAGTGCAGTATCTCGCAAATCGCGACCCAAATCTGTCGTTCGGGATTCTCAGCGACTTCACGGACTCACCGACAGAAACGCGTGACACGGACGCCGAGATCCTCGAAGTGGCAGTCTCGGGTACGCGGTACCTGAACCTCAAATACTCACCGGATGGTCCGGACATCTTCTACCTCTTCCATCGGCCGCGCCTGTGGAATCCGAAGCAGGGAGTATGGATGGGGTGGGAGCGGAAGCGAGGAAAGCTCGGGCAGTTCAACAGGTTTCTGAGGGGACAGGCTGCCGATGCGTTCTCGACAATCGTCGGCGACACGAATGGTCTCAAGGGAACCAGGTACGTTCTGACTCTCGATTCCGACACGGTTCTGCCTCGTGATGCGGCGCAGATGCTGGTTGGAACGATTGCGCACCCGCTGAACCGCGCCGAGTACGATGCCGAGCAGGGGCGCATCGTGCGCGGGTACGGGATACTGCAGCCGCGTGTCGGCGTGTCTCTGACGAGTGCGCACGCATCCCATTTCGCGGCGATTCACTCCGGGCATCCAGGCGTCGACCCATACACGACCGCCGTATCGGACGTGTACCAGGATCTCTTTTCCGAGGGAAGCTTTACCGGGAAAGGGATCTACGAAGTCGACGCATTCGAGGAGGCGACACACGGACGCTTCCCCGAGAACGCGCTGCTCAGTCACGACCTCATAGAAGGAGCATACGCGCGAGCTGCGCTCGCGACCGATATCGAAGTTTATGACGACTATCCGGCGCGATATCTCACTTACACGCGCCGCAAGCATCGCTGGATCCGCGGAGACTGGCAGCTGCTCCAGTGGCTGGGAAACACTGTTCCCGGGCCGGAGGGCCCAACGCCAAACCGGCTGTCCGCAATCTCGCGATGGAAAATCTTCGACAACCTCCGGCGCAGTCTCATCGAGCTATCGCAGCTGACGCTGCTGATAGCGGGCTGGCTCTTTCTTCCCGGTTCGCCGGCCGTCTGGACTGCACTGATACTGGGTGCAATCGCATTTCCGTGGGTGTTCTCGCTGCTCCTCGCCGCTCTGCGTCCACCGCGCGACCAGTCATGGCCCGCGTACTATGCGGCCGTAGCGCGCGATGCAGGCGTGAGCATACAACAGTTCGTGCTGGCGGTGACGTTCCTGCCACACCAGGCGGTGGTCAGCGCCGACGCGATCATCCGCACGCTCATCCGCCTCCGTATCACGAAGAGAAACCTTCTGGAGTGGCAGACAGCGTCGCAGGTGGAACGTGCGATGTCACGGTCCCGCCTCGAAGTGTGGCGGCGCATGTGGCCGGTGGTGCTGATTGCGCTGCTTGTCGCCGCGGCAATCGCGGTTGAAGAAGCAGATTTCACTACGGATGCGATAGGCGAGCACGTCGTCTTTCTCGGTGCGACACTTCCACTGATCGCTCTCTGGATTGCGTCTCCGCCGATCGCTCTTGCGCTCAGCGCACCCGCTACAGCACGTGAGTTCCGCCTCAGTGATAGCGAGCGAACCGCGACCATTCGATACGCCAAGCTCCACTGGAATTTCTTCGAGCAGTTCGTAACGGAAGAAACCCAATGGCTCGCGCCGGACAACTTCCAGGAAGACCCCGACCCCGTAATAGCGGGGCGAACCTCGCCAACGAATGTCGGCCTTCAATGTCTCGCAATCGTATCCGCCTTCGACCTGGGTTTCATCACGCTCGAAGGGATGATCGATCGGCTCGAACGGGTATTCCGCTCACTCGAGCGCATGCGCCGCTACCGTGGCCACTTCTACAACTGGTACAACCTTGGCGACCTGCGAGTGCTCGAGCCTGCGTACATCTCGACTGTCGACAGTGGTAACCTTGCCGGACATCTGGTCGCCCTCAAGCAGGCGTGCAACGAACTCATCAGGCGGCCGGACTCGACCCCCGAGCAGATCAAGCGATTGCAGGCAATTGCCGAGCGCTCGCGGGCATATGTGCTGGAGATGGATTTCAAGTTTCTGTTCGACGATAGGCGGAAGCTGTTCTCGATCGGCTATCAGCATTCCGCAAACAGCTTCGATAACTCGTACTACGATCTGCTCGCTTCCGAATCACGACTGGCTTCGTTCATCGCGATCGCGAAGGACGACATCTCCGTTGACCACTGGTTCAAGCTTGGACGCTCGCTGACTTCCGCCGGTGGAACGCGAACGCTGATCTCGTGGAGCGGAAGCATGTTCGAGTACCTGATGCCCGCGCTCGTACTGCGAACGTTTCCGTCCACGCTGCTGAATCAGACAAACCACGGCGCAGTCCGGCGACAGATCTCATATGGCACCGAGCGGGGAGTGCCATGGGGGATCTCCGAATCCGCATACAACGTTCGCGATCGCAACCACACGTATCAGTACCGCGGCTTCGGGGTTCCCGATCTCGCGCTCAAGCGTGGATTGAGTAAAGAGCTGGTCGTGGCTCCGTATGCGACGGCGCTGGCGCTGACGGTGGAGCCGCATCAGGCCGTTCGGAACCTCTCGGCGCTGGAGGCCGAAGGAGCGCTGGGGCCGTACGGATTCCGTGACGCGATCGACTACACGCGTCCACTGCCTGGCCATCGGAAGGCGGTGATAGGCGCATACATGGCGCACCACGTCGGAATGAGCCTCGTCGCCTTCGACAACGCGCTGAAAAGAAATATCTGGCAGGAGCGCTTTCACTCCGATCCACTCGTCCGCTCGGCGGAGCTCATACTGCAGGAGAGAATTCCGCGCCGGCTGGTGCTTCAGGATCTGGCGACGCAGGACGATTTCGCACACGTGCCGAGCGAGACCGAGAAACCGGCAGTGCGGGAGCTCGATACTGCGAACACGCCTCAGCCGCGCGTCGCGATTCTGGGAAGCGTTCCCTACACGTCGATCATCAGCAACTCGGGCGCGGGCCTGTCCCAGTATGGGCCACTGGCCGTCAACCGGTGGCGAAACGACGGAACGAGAGACAACCGTGGACAATGGTGCTACGTGAAGGACCTGTCGAACGGACGACTCTGGTCCGCGGGTCATCAGCCGGTCTGCGCTGAAGCCAACTGGTATCGTGTGTTGTTCGCCAGCGATCGGGTGACGTTCATCCGTCGAGACGGCGACATCGAGACGCAGATGGAGATTGCCGTTGCTTCGGACGACGCGGCCGAAGTGCGGCGAGTGATCATTTACAACCGTTCGTCCACCGTTCGCGAGATACAGCTGACGAGCTACGCCGAGATCGTGATGCAGCCCCTCGAAGTGGACCGGGCGCATCCGGCGTTCGGAAACCTTTTCGTTCAAACCGAATGGCTGCCGGACAGCTCGGCGATTCTCGCGGTGCGACGGCCGCGCGCGGTTACCGAGAAGGTCAAATGGTGCGGACATGTAGCGGCCGTGGGACTCGGCTCGACCACCCCTGTGACCTGTGAGACCGACCGTGCGCGCTTCATCGGCCGCGGCCGGTCGACTCGTGATCCGGTAGCCCTGGACGCGGGGGCCGAGCTTTCAGGGACAGTCGGCGCAGTGCTCGATCCAATCTTCTCGCTGCAGGCGAAGATGAGCATCGCACCCGGCCGTTCCGCGGAGGTGACCTTCACCACGTTCGTAGCAGAGGATCGTGAGACTGCGATTCAGCTCGCGGACCTGTATCACGATCCGTACAGTGCACGGCGCGCGCTCGACCTCTCATGGGCGCAGGCGCAGGCCGAGCTACGCGAGCTCGGCATAAGCCCGGCTGATGCGGCACTGTATCAGGAGCTGGCCGGTCATCTCATGTACACTCACCCGGGTTTCAGAGGATTATCCCCGCAGGGCGAAGCCACGCAGTTCGGACAGGATGAGCTGTGGGCGATGGGAATTTCGGGCGACTGGCCGGTTCTGCTCGCGACTCTTGAAGCATCGGCGGGCTTGTCGAGCGTTCGGCAGCTGCTGCGGGTTCATCAGTACTGGCGGCTCAAGGGAATAACATGTGACCTGGTGATTCTCAGTCTGCATCCACCGACCTATCTGCAGGAGCTGGCTGATGAGCTGCTGGCTACTGTGCTGGCGTCGAGTGAATCGGGATTCCTCGATCGTCCGGGAGGTGTTTACATCCGACGCGCGGACCTGCTGAAGCCGGAGGATGTCGAGCTCCTCTACAGCATCGCCCGCATTCAGGTGGACTGTGATGGACTGGGCCTTGGAAACTTCCTCGAGTTTCCGCACGTCGAGGACGATTACTCGGCTCGGGTTGCGTCTGCCGCACCTGAGGTGCTTGCCCGGGAGCTTGTCGCGCCAGTCGTGACGGGTATCGCGAGGCCCAGTCGTCCGCTGCCAGCGGGCGGTCCGGCAGCGACGCGCATTTCGGCAACTCCATCGTCGTCAACCAGAGTTCCAGTGACGACCGGCGCAACAGCATTTGCAGCCAACAGCGCTCCTGTTTCCGCTGATGCACGAGAGAACACCACCGTTTCCGGAGACGGCCTGCGCTACTTCAATGGAATCGGCGGTTACAACGATCGAAGCGAATACGAGATCCGAATCGCGGGCGGCACTCTGCCACCGGCACCCTGGGTCAACGTAATCGGGAATCCCGCGGGTGGATTCTGCATCAGCGAGAGCGGATGTGGAGCGACCTGGGCAACGAACAGCTCGTTTCGTTTGACGCCGTGGCACAACGATCCCGTGGAGGACCCAGCCGGCGAGTGCATTTACCTCCGCGATGACGACAGCGGCGATTTGTGGACACCTACGCCGGAGCCTATCAGGGAGAGCGCTCAATACACGGTGAAGCATGGAGCGGGCTACTCGGTGTTCGAGCACGAGCACAATGACATAGCAACGTCATTGCGCGTTGGCATGCCGAAAGAAGACCCGGTGAAAATCAGCGTATTGACGATTACGAACAACGGCACCACCACGTCCCGACTTCGGATAACGAGCTACATCGAGTGGCTGCTCGGCGCCGATCGGGAGAAGACTCAGCAGCACATCCGCACAAAAATGGACGAAGCCTCGAGCACGATGCTGGCGCGCAGCAGCTTCGATCCTCAATTCTCGGAGTACGTAGCGTTCAATACAGTTAGTGAGCCGGTCACTACCTACACTGCGGCGCGGCGCGAATTCCTGGGGCGGAACGGTACGCAATCAGCACCGCCGGCACTGCATCGCGACGGAATGACGAAGGACACCGGCGACACCATCGATCCATGCAGTGCGTTGCAGATGCGCCTGGAGCTCGCTCCGGGAGAGACGCATCAGCTCGTTGTGCTGCTGGGCGCATGCGCCGGCGAAGACGAGACGAGGCGATTGGTCGCGAAATACCGAGTGCCGGAAATCGCTGTTGCAGCCTTGGATGAAGCTGCGCAGGCATGGCGCAATCGCCTCGATCTCATCTCGGTGAAGACGCCCGAGCCGACATTCGACCTCATTCTGAATGACTGGGCGCTTTATCAGGCGCTCTCATCACGCATGTGGGCGCGGCTGGGGCTGTATCAGTGGAGTGGAGCGTATGGCTTCCGCGATCAGCTGCAGGACGTGATGGCGTTCGCGTACTCGGAGCCAGAGCTCGCGAGAGAGCACATCCTGCGAAGCGCCTCGCGCCAGTTCGAGGAAGGCGATGTGCAGCACTGGTGGCACCCGCAAAGCGGGCGCGGAATCCGCACACGATTCTCCGACGATCTCGTCTGGCTGCCGTATGTGGTGAACCATTACGTCAGCCTGTCCGGAGAAACGTCGATACTCGACGAGAAAATACCGTATCTGAAGATGCGACAGCTCAATTCCGATGAGGCCGAGCTGTACGATCTGCCGGAAATATCGGAGATGGTGGAGCCTCTGTACGATCACTGCGTCAGAGCACTGAGACGAGCGTGCACCATCGGCGAGCATGGACTTCCGTTGATCGGAAGCGGCGACTGGAACGACGGCATGAATCGCGTCGGCATCGAGGGCAGGGGTGAGAGCGTGTGGCTCGCGTGGTTCCTGATTGCGACTCTCAGAAAATTCGCCAAACACGCTGAAGCGCGAGGAGATCAGGCAGTCAGCGAAGAGCTGCTGCGCCTGGCCGGCAATTACAACGAAGCGGTAGAGCGCGCCGCCTGGGACGGCGCATGGTATCGGCGGGCGTACTTCGACGACGGGTCACCGTTAGGATCCGCGGAAAGCGACGACTGCAAGATCGACTCGATCGCGCAGAGCTGGAGCGTCATCTCTGGAGCTGGCGAGCCGGCGCACAAGCGAATGGCGATGAAGTCCCTGAACGAGCACCTCGTGCGAGAAGACGCGCGGCTGATCATGCTGCTTACTCCGCCGTTCACCGACAGCAAGCACGACCCGGGCTATATCCAGGGATACCTGCCGGGGGTGAGAGAGAACGGGGCCCAGTACACTCACGCGGCGCTGTGGGCTGTGCTCGCCACCGCGCTGCAGGGGGACGGCAACCGCGCGTTCGAGCTCTATCAGATGATCAATCCATTGACTCACGCAGCGACGCCGGAGGCAGTAGCGCAGTACAAAGTCGAGCCATATGTGGTTGCAGCAGACGTCTATACCGCTGAAGGACATCTCGGCCGCGGCGGCTGGACGTGGTACACGGGGTCCGGAAGCTGGATGTACCGCGTAGGGCTGGAAGCAATTCTTGGCTTCACCAAGCGCGGCAACACACTGGAGATGGATCCCTGTATTCCGGCGAGCTGGCCGGAGTTCAGCGTAACCTATCGATGCGGCTCGAGCAGCTACTCGATAACGGTTCGAAATCCCCATGGGGTTGAGCGTGGAGTCGCGACTACCACGCTCGATGGTACGCCCTTGAGTGGATCCGTGCCGCTCTTAGATGACGGTGAACGCCACGAAGTCATTGTGACGCTGGGGCTCCCGATTCCACCTCCGACAGCGGCGTAA
- a CDS encoding OmpA family protein has translation MKRNENVRIATVGIAALASFGLSACASMSNKERGAVIGATAGAAVGGVVGNNTTGSTAKGAIIGAVVGGAAGAVIGHQMDQQAKELEVSIPGAKVERVGEGIQVTFDSGLLFDFDSDAIRSDAARNLTELAQSLKKYPNSQLLIVGHTDSRGEDAYNQGLSYRRANAAANYLQALGVARTRVATNGRGESEPVASNDADSGRQLNRRVEVAIYASEEYRNQVRKSLSGD, from the coding sequence ATGAAGAGGAATGAAAATGTTCGGATAGCGACCGTCGGCATCGCCGCGCTCGCGTCATTTGGGCTTTCGGCCTGCGCGTCGATGAGCAACAAGGAACGCGGAGCCGTCATCGGAGCAACCGCCGGCGCAGCAGTCGGTGGTGTCGTCGGAAACAATACGACCGGATCCACAGCAAAGGGCGCCATTATCGGTGCTGTGGTAGGCGGCGCGGCCGGAGCGGTCATCGGCCACCAGATGGACCAGCAGGCGAAGGAGCTCGAGGTAAGCATTCCAGGCGCCAAAGTCGAGCGCGTCGGCGAGGGAATTCAGGTGACGTTCGACTCTGGATTGCTGTTCGACTTCGACTCCGACGCAATTCGGTCGGATGCAGCGCGGAACCTGACAGAGCTCGCGCAAAGCCTCAAGAAGTATCCCAACTCGCAGCTGCTGATCGTCGGACACACTGACAGCCGGGGTGAGGATGCGTACAACCAAGGGCTGTCGTACCGTCGCGCAAACGCCGCGGCCAACTACCTGCAGGCCCTGGGTGTAGCGCGTACGCGTGTTGCGACGAACGGACGGGGCGAATCCGAGCCGGTCGCCAGCAACGATGCCGATTCGGGTCGTCAGCTGAACCGACGCGTCGAAGTCGCCATCTACGCGAGTGAGGAGTATCGAAACCAGGTGCGGAAGAGCCTGTCTGGAGATTGA
- a CDS encoding methylated-DNA--[protein]-cysteine S-methyltransferase — translation MTTMTMTLPSVNTMYRALTERDSTYDGVFFAAIRTTGVFCRPTCVAKKPRPQNVEFYPSIGDAVSAGYRPCKRCRPMEPAGKPPAWLEQLLARVEAEPTRRWKDEDLRRADLDPGRVRRWFLRHHGITFHAYQRARRLGLALGHIRHGEKWEGVGYTHGFDSASGFREAFTRAFDRTPPRGNTLATLVVARLLTPLGPMIAGATSEGICLLEFSDRRMLETQIGRLEKRFDCAVVPGEHQHISRLEKELELYFSGKLRDFTVPLVLRGTLFQVAAWQRLQRIPYGETISYEQQAREIGRAGAQRAIGRANGDNRIAIVVPCHRVVKQNGELCGYGGGLWRKKFLLDLERGKAGSTVAREATTKHTKYTE, via the coding sequence ATGACAACCATGACCATGACCCTGCCCTCGGTGAACACAATGTACCGAGCGCTCACGGAGCGTGATAGCACGTACGATGGCGTCTTCTTCGCTGCTATTCGCACCACCGGCGTATTCTGCCGCCCAACGTGCGTTGCGAAGAAGCCGCGTCCCCAGAACGTCGAGTTCTATCCTTCAATCGGCGATGCCGTATCCGCGGGTTATCGTCCGTGCAAGCGCTGTCGGCCGATGGAACCAGCCGGCAAGCCGCCGGCGTGGCTCGAGCAGCTCCTGGCGCGCGTCGAAGCTGAGCCGACACGACGCTGGAAAGACGAGGATCTGCGTCGCGCCGACCTTGACCCCGGTCGCGTGCGGCGCTGGTTCCTGCGCCACCACGGCATCACCTTCCACGCCTACCAGCGGGCAAGACGGCTTGGCCTCGCCCTCGGCCATATTCGTCACGGCGAAAAATGGGAGGGAGTCGGATATACGCACGGGTTCGACTCGGCGAGTGGCTTTCGTGAGGCCTTTACGCGCGCGTTCGATCGGACGCCGCCGCGCGGCAATACGTTGGCGACGCTTGTTGTCGCCCGCCTGCTCACTCCCCTCGGGCCGATGATTGCGGGCGCCACGTCGGAAGGTATTTGTCTCCTCGAGTTTTCAGACCGACGCATGCTGGAGACACAAATCGGGCGTCTTGAAAAACGATTCGACTGCGCCGTTGTTCCCGGCGAGCACCAGCACATCAGCCGGCTCGAGAAGGAGCTCGAGCTCTATTTCTCGGGGAAGCTTCGCGATTTCACTGTGCCTCTCGTTCTTCGCGGAACGCTGTTTCAGGTTGCCGCATGGCAGCGCCTTCAGCGAATTCCCTATGGGGAGACGATCAGCTACGAGCAACAGGCCCGCGAAATTGGACGGGCCGGGGCACAGCGCGCGATAGGCAGGGCAAACGGCGATAACAGAATCGCGATCGTCGTTCCGTGCCACCGTGTTGTGAAACAGAACGGCGAGCTGTGCGGCTACGGTGGCGGGCTCTGGCGGAAGAAATTTCTGCTCGATCTGGAGCGCGGGAAAGCTGGGAGCACCGTTGCGAGGGAAGCGACGACGAAGCACACGAAGTACACGGAGTAG